A single genomic interval of Nerophis lumbriciformis linkage group LG17, RoL_Nlum_v2.1, whole genome shotgun sequence harbors:
- the brca2 gene encoding breast cancer type 2 susceptibility protein: protein MDLPPGSMYDTLTEDLWKELGPVDPDWFNVLTAKASAALEGNASDQEDLCANQEANFKTPLEKTTVESQLFSTPKVFRRACVLFPDTEDKQEKETAPWVTRSPYLFHLSKETTKGSKYGEAQPHTRDCFGLDLLHTPQKSPLSYAQHISESLGANIHPDISWTSSLNTPPALASTLILSKTDESPCSATFFDDKSVVFVRKLFPSLSNVSRNEATSPQSNDLSVIVEDADPPEVAPHPESPKSNSQNQSEGIWRQKLPHGNEDEGICSTVGNVLERQENTLSVVFANTHLALRKVKADNTKRRQSILAKEHNSSSAESKPASIEQRESDVETALKSPVKSEEAVLTQWSPLSLSEIPATTVETNVATLQDASTAQVESQCRSDQPVKPSVNISDSAFIKKKRTFVYTIDKERLKEKSFQGHNQHGKLSPQAKDEADFSSKHLQQGHIPEEKLPPSHRSSMQDLDMSQLCRAFAQDFSQASNSVAPPKVALLPPPPLYSDSFSSSACLTALKVARQEAKRQASLSCVRKKSLNKSHECIAEDASGDSGFMSAGADISHVTASSALPSEEKPGSSAQCTTPLKYTSKELKTHIDVTLCTKDTPVQSLSCPKADADNLNCASGSVQYEYHESENAVSLPSIQASGFKTASNKRVSISTANLQRDKSLLEETEAQTLLGDQTIKVPAAATVASGSGQKVDDCQLTDSQRAEVMELCTLLEEADSQFEFTQFRTAQSTQSGRGSGVPCPKADRELDPNFLSGIDFDDSFEAEKQATNLEQSNLSRIPPIAPLSSFMETNDRTTSAFPAGISPRGSTSETAEGNFLRVSKKCLRKARALFQDLEESISTHQTKSRDPRQEDQLAFGSYKAEETIQSGFSPVKPVQHASISLENSAACPSGFQMASGKTVSISANAMLKANAFFKDCANMDNNGTKKSVEDGLHLVRIDPLPKAASSSLNHGSSVDIDSSSSARFCTVSENKVSVSAKEMAKAKSILQVDNTSTETKQGSFPGVDPVNHQPCGFQTANGIRVAISSDALKKAKSLFDGIKDDVDIETKCSKTLAQSPPSMGCEFLSATGKQMLTSYLFDSLPVSTEKMDEKTGNATNVEKMDGCFSTAGATLAGVRNLKTLDLLTPDSTLPTEVLQQADVYFRDMTESNEGLLVKEQQTKEIVQDECFNANMPMVKGCGDIRNMEAPSFNNTNESSTLPSFLPKNTRSCSVGGSGFHTASGKSRSVLDEAMLRARPLLDDVEKESQQQQSKAASLTSKEDILQSVGFQTAGDKRVSVSSAALKKAKSLFSDCEDQDEVSDMLRRPNVNNPKSVYYKADSAHETLAKAPFGFWTAGGKRVAISSAALKNAKSLFSDCHEEDKASEKMLTTSNLENSQSVFYTANSTLHASMSNSSGFCTAIDKKEVVSDDAMTIATSMLDESIGVEGLDKLHYHKNVGFQTASGKGVAVSSAALNKAKSLLNDCYEDKGKITENMLHLDNSKHVFEPADLAPNVSLSNGGGFCTASGKKVIVSGEAVTRAKSLMNESIMVEGLEKAQYHKNVGFQTANGKGVAVSSASLKAKSLLNYCYEDKGKVTENMLHLDNSKHVFEPADLTPNVSLSNGGGFCTASGKKVLVSGDAVTRAKSLMNESITVEGLEKVQYHKNVGFQTASSKGVSVSSAPFNRAKSVFSDCHENEEKVSEKMLNVDNLKHVFDPADSTLSSTSSSGGFCTASKKVLVVDDAMTRANSMLNESIITEALDKARYHKNVGFQTASGKIVAVSSAAIRKAKSVFSDCYEDEEKASENMFNVDNPKPAFDQTDPTPLASTSSTGGFCTASKKVLVANDAMTKAKSVFDENIRFEALDKAQNHKNVGFQTASGKKVAVSSVALKKAKYLFSECHEDEDKRSNNMHNSMNVYNQNCVFDTADSTPHASTSSSSGFCTVSRKKVLVSDDAITRAKYVMDGSVTVEGLDDAHQHKDVGFKTASGKGVAISSAALHEAKPLLSECNESQDEANDASHGHPSTNFGFLAASGKPVTFSTEALQEAKALFDDISPREDGPLAKTSNVKDVKRTFQTPTVVGIAEGMKTISKEEKPEAAEALKHKEGSLRGQQMLDREISEACDRDTTEPQSFEGPAIVNFQSLDLSDCTETQQIFLAQEAMDCTKALLEDETLAGPSMTLENMQPKNSYSCKAVGKRSAEDAELIDQPPLKRSLLGEFDRTVDSRRASRLCPQTSSPNGLLKDRPAFKYNVSLHPKITRPHRDGMSYVDLKSPTTTQHSSTAGGSRLTFPKIPSFVPPFFKRKDAQQSNVYESNNANTRPAFVPPFKKQRTIVPQNSTKPYEEEEKEGEKHICAHLNSNTSNKAEPPSRNPISNQTHSACHGAEENTYWSQEVMQGENIELARDMQHMRIRKKKRQSVRALPGSLFRIKTSGVTRMCLKEAVGGRYPAKYTEKQLYEYGVHRHVSQITSGTAEAFCFKLQQFYNKDAFADEGAVQLADGGHLIPSRDGSAGKEQFYRALCDTPGVDPKLLSEEWVYNHYRWVVWKLASMEQSFPQTMGSLCLTPEMVLLQLKYRYDVEVDHSRRPALRKIMEKDDIAAKTIVLCVCGVVSQQDRGEPNTPQEGGAHVQVENQCAVVWLTDGWYAIKAQLDHPLSAMLVNGRLAVGGKIIVHGAQLVGSQEACSPLEAPESLMLKIFANSSRPARWDTKLGFYRDPRPFLLPLSSLYANGGPVGCVDIVVLRSYPIQWMERKQDGGVVFRSARAEEREAARYNNHKQKAMEMLFAKIQAQFENEEKDNKPEQRKRAISHQDVAGLQDGQELYETVGEDLVGLEAHLSEQQLETLQAYRRTLMEKRQADMRDRYHRALQKAEDGEASCLQRDVTPVWRLCVVDSLNPTGNIYQLNLWRPSSDLQAFLKEGCRYKVYNLATSDGKKRTGVATVQLTGTTKTQFQDLRTSPEWLSTCFQSRVSANFVDLQDSEFQSLCGEVDLSGCIISVIDIQGTSPAFYLADEKLNFVKVRCFSSLLQAGLADLVKPCALLALTNLQLRGQSIHPTPVVYAGDLSVFSANPKEAYLQESLSLFRNLLRDQDNFFLSAEEKLSHLLKSDGHSSVCSTALPPKTPTFASDKQHMKPKSKQPLQSLSCFTPVSRNLPPADSSTEKDPRSLKKRKALDFLSRVPSPPPLFHLGPAASPALKKTFNPPRRSGTPSTLKTEQTPVPKPVLAPADEEWVKDEELAMIDTQALRVCDSL, encoded by the exons AAAAAGAAACCGCTCCATGGGTTACAAGAAGTCCATATTTGTTTCATCTTTCAAAAGAGAC GACCAAGGGTTCAAAATATGGAGAGGCACAGCCCCACACTCGCGACTGTTTTG GCCTAGATCTGCTTCATACACCACAAAAATCCCCA CTGAGCTACGCCCAACACATATCTGAAAGCCTCGGTGCAAACATTCACCCTGACATATCATGGACCAGCTCTCTGAATACACCACCTGCTCTGGCGTCCACCCTGATTTTAT CTAAAACCGATGAAAGTCCTTGCTCTGCGACATTCTTTGATGACAAGAGTGTTGTG TTTGTTCGGAAGCTCTTCCCTTCTCTTTCAAATGTTTCCAGAAATGAAGCAACATCACCCCAAAGCAATGACCTGTCTGTGATTGTAGAAG ATGCTGACCCTCCAGAGGTTGCTCCTCATCCTGAGTCCCCAAAGTCAAATTCCCAAAACCAGAGCGAGGGCATCTGGAGACAAAAGCTCCCACACGGCAATGAGGACGAGGGAATTTGCAGCACAGTCGGCAATGTTCTCGAGAGACAGGAAAACACCCTGTCAGTGGTTTTTGCCAACACCCATTTGGCGCTGAGAAAGGTGAAGGCTGACAATACGAAAAGGAGGCAATCTATTTTGGCGAAAGAACACAACAGCAGCTCCGCAGAGTCCAAGCCTGCATCCATTGAACAAAGAGAATCTGATGTGGAGACCGCTCTAAAAAGTCCTGTGAAAAGTGAAGAGGCTGTACTCACACAGTGGTCACCATTGAGTTTATCTGAGATTCCAGCCACCACTGTGGAAACTAATGTTGCTACACTACAAGATGCAAGTACAGCACAAGTAGAGAGTCAATGCAGGTCTGATCAGCCAGTCAAACCATCTGTGAATATATCTGATTCCGCATTTATCAAGAAAAAGAGAACATTTGTCTACACCATTGACAAGGAAAGGCTGAAGGAGAAATCTTTTCAAG GCCATAACCAACATGGTAAGCTGAGTCCTCAAGCCAAGGATGAAGCAGACTTCAGCAGCAAACATCTGCAACAGGGACACATCCCTGAAGAAAAGCTGCCTCCATCTCATCGCTCAAGCATGCAGGATTTGGATATGTCGCAGCTTTGCAGAGCATTTGCGCAAGATTTCAGTCAAGCTTCCAACTCTGTCGCACCACCTAAGGTAGCGCTGCTTCCTCCTCCACCTCTTTATAGCGACAGCTTCTCTTCATCAGCATGTCTGACTGCATTGAAGGTGGCTCGACAGGAAGCCAAGAGGCAAGCTAGCCTTAGTTGTGTGCGTAAAAAGTCTCTTAATAAATCCCATGAGTGCATCGCAGAGGACGCATCGGGTGACAGCGGCTTCATGTCAGCCGGTGCTGACATCTCTCATGTGACTGCATCCTCTGCTCTCCCAAGCGAGGAGAAACCGGGTTCTAGTGCACAATGTACTACTCCTTTGAAGTATACAAGTAAAGAACTTAAAACACACATTGATGTCACCTTATGCACTAAGGACACACCTGTACAGTCACTCAGCTGTCCAAAAGCAGATGCCGACAACTTAAACTGCGCTTCAGGTTCAGTTCAATATGAGTATCATGAAAGCGAGAACGCTGTTTCGCTTCCCTCTATACAGGCATCAGGGTTCAAAACTGCATCGAACAAAAGAGTAAGCATATCAACCGCCAATCTTCAGAGAGACAAAAGTCTCTTGGAGGAGACTGAAGCACAAACGCTTCTCGGTGATCAAACCATAAAAGTTCCTGCAGCTGCAACTGTGGCTTCTGGCTCAGGCCAAAAAGTGGATGACTGCCAGCTGACCGACTCCCAGAGGGCAGAGGTAATGGAGCTGTGCACACTCCTTGAAGAAGCTGACAGTCAGTTTGAATTCACTCAGTTTAGAACTGCACAGTCAACCCAATCGGGCAGAGGAAGTGGCGTCCCATGCCCAAAAGCGGACAGAGAACTTGATCCCAACTTCCTGTCGGGGATAGATTTTGATGATAGTTTTGAGGCAGAAAAGCAAGCGACCAATCTTGAACAATCCAATCTCTCAAGAATACCTCCAATCgcacctttgtccagttttatggAAACGAACGACAGGACAACTTCTGCCTTCCCTGCTGGGATCTCACCTAGAGGAAGCACATCCGAAACAGCAGAAGGAAACTTTTTGAGAGTTTCCAAAAAGTGTTTGAGGAAAGCCAGGGCTTTATTTCAGGATTTGGAGGAAAGTATTTCCACACATCAAACAAAGAGTAGAGACCCGAGGCAAGAGGACCAGTTGGCATTTGGCAGTTACAAAGCTGAGGAGACAATTCAAAGTGGCTTTTCACCAGTCAAACCTGTCCAACATGCTTCAATAAGCTTGGAAAACTCAGCCGCATGTCCAAGTGGCTTCCAGATGGCCAGTGGGAAAACTGTTTCAATTTCAGCCAATGCAATGCTAAAGGCAAACGCTTTCTTCAAAGATTGCGCCAATATGGACAATAATGGTACCAAAAAGAGTGTAGAAGATGGACTACATCTTGTACGGATTGACCCTTTACCTAAAGCAGCATCTTCTTCACTGAATCATGGTTCCTCTGTTGATATCGACTCTAGCAGCAGTGCTCGGTTCTGCACAGTTAGCGAGAACAAGGTGTCTGTGTCAGCCAAGGAAATGGCAAAAGCAAAAAGTATTTTGCAAGTCGACAACACAAGCACAGAAACTAAACAAGGAAGTTTCCCAGGAGTTGACCCTGTCAACCATCAGCCATGCGGATTCCAAACAGCCAATGGCATAAGAGTTGCTATATCTTCTGACGCTCTTAAAAAAGCAAAATCCTTGTTTGATGGAATCAAAGATGATGTAGATATTgaaacaaaatgttccaaaacccTAGCCCAAAGTCCTCCATCAATGGGGTGTGAGTTCCTGTCTGCTACTGGAAAGCAAATGTTGACCAGCTACCTCTTTGATAGTCTACCTGTTTCTACTGAAAAGATGGATGAAAAAACAGGAAATGCTACAAACGTGGAGAAGATGGATGGTTGCTTTTCAACAGCAGGTGCAACACTTGCAGGTGTGAGAAATTTAAAAACTCTAGACTTGTTGACTCCAGACAGCACTTTACCCACTGAAGTACTGCAACAAGCAGATGTTTACTTTAGAGACATGACAGAGAGCAATGAGGGATTGTTAGTAAAAGAGCAGCAAACAAAGGAAATTGTTCAAGATGAATGCTTTAATGCAAATATGCCCATGGTTAAAGGATGCGGAGACATTAGAAACATGGAAGCTCCATCATTCAATAACACAAACGAGTCTTCAACTCTACCTTCCTTCTTGCCAAAAAACACCAGATCTTGTTCCGTGGGTGGCAGTGGTTTCCATACTGCCAGTGGAAAGAGCAGGTCTGTCTTGGATGAAGCAATGCTGAGAGCCAGGCCACTCTTAGATGATGTTGAAAAGGAAAGCCAACAGCAACAATCAAAAGCTGCTTCTCTAACCAGCAAGGAGGACATTTTGCAAAGTGTTGGGTTTCAGACAGCTGGCGACAAAAGAGTTTCTGTTTCATCTGCGGCTCTCAAGAAGGCAAAGTCCTTGTTCAGTGACTGTGAAGATCAGGATGAAGTCAGTGACATGTTGAGGAGGCCAAATGTGAACAATCCCAAAAGTGTGTATTATAAAGCAGATTCTGCCCATGAAACTCTTGCGAAAGCACCCTTTGGCTTCTGGACAGCCGGTGGGAAAAGAGTGGCCATTTCATCTGCGGCTCTTAAGAATGCAAAATCCCTCTTCAGTGATTGCCACGAAGAGGACAAAGCCAGTGAAAAGATGTTGACTACCTCAAACTTAGAAAATTCCCAAAGTGTGTTTTATACAGCAAATTCAACCCTCCATGCATCTATGTCTAACAGTAGTGGATTCTGCACAGCCATTGACAAAAAAGAGGTTGTATCTGATGATGCAATGACAATAGCAACGTCTATGTTGGATGAAAGCATCGGAGTTGAGGGTTTGGACAAACTACACTATCACAAAAATGTTGGCTTCCAGACAGCCAGCGGCAAAGGAGTGGCTGTTTCATCCGCGGCTCTCAATAAGGCAAAATCCCTCTTAAATGATTGTTATGAAGATAAGGGGAAAATCACTGAAAATATGTTACATCTGGACAATTCCAAACATGTGTTTGAGCCAGCAGATTTAGCCCCCAACGTGTCTTTGTCCAACGGTGGCGGATTCTGCACGGCCAGTGGCAAAAAGGTTATTGTATCCGGTGAGGCAGTGACAAGAGCAAAGTCTTTGATGAATGAAAGCATCATGGTTGAGGGCTTGGAGAAAGCGCAATATCACAAAAATGTTGGCTTCCAGACAGCCAACGGCAAAGGAGTGGCTGTTTCATCAGCGTCTCTCAAGGCAAAATCTCTCTTAAATTATTGTTATGAAGATAAGGGGAAAGTCACTGAAAATATGTTACATCTGGACAACTCCAAACATGTGTTTGAGCCAGCAGATTTAACCCCCAACGTGTCTTTGTCCAACGGTGGCGGATTCTGCACGGCCAGTGGCAAAAAGGTTCTTGTATCCGGTGATGCCGTGACAAGAGCAAAGTCTCTGATGAATGAAAGCATCACGGTTGAGGgcttggaaaaagtgcaatatcacAAAAATGTTGGCTTCCAGACAGCAAGCAGCAAAGGAGTGTCAGTTTCATCCGCGCCTTTCAACAGGGCAAAATCCGTCTTCAGTGATTGTCATGAAAATGAGGAGAAAGTCAGTGAAAAGATGTTAAATGTGGACAATCTGAAACATgtgtttgacccagcagattcaaCCCTTTCATCTACATCCAGCAGTGGTGGATTCTGCACAGCCAGCAAAAAAGTGCTTGTCGTCGATGATGCAATGACAAGGGCAAACTCCATGTTGAATGAAAGCATTATAACTGAGGCCTTAGACAAAGCACGATATCACAAAAATGTTGGATTCCAGACAGCCAGTGGCAAAATAGTGGCGGTTTCATCTGCAGCTATCAGGAAGGCAAAATCTGTCTTCAGTGATTGTTATGAAGATGAGGAGAAAGCCAGTGAAAATATGTTTAATGTGGACAATCCCAAACCTGCGTTTGACCAGACCGATCCAACCCCCCTTGCATCAACATCCAGCACTGGTGGATTCTGCACAGCCAGCAAAAAGGTGCTTGTAGCCAATGATGCAATGACAAAAGCAAAGTCCGTGTTCGATGAAAATATCAGATTTGAGGCCTTAGACAAAGCGCAAAATCACAAAAATGTTGGCTTCCAGACAGCGAGTGGCAAAAAAGTGGCAGTTTCATCAGTGGCTCTCAAGAAGGCGAAGTACCTCTTTAGTGAATGCCATGAAGATGAGGACAAACGCAGTAATAACATGCATAATAGCATGAATGTGTACAATCAGAATTGTGTGTTTGATACAGCAGATTCAACCCCCCATGCGTCTACATCCAGCAGTAGTGGATTCTGCACAGTCAGTCGCAAAAAAGTGCTTGTATCCGATGATGCAATAACGAGAGCAAAGTATGTGATGGATGGAAGCGTCACGGTTGAAGGCTTGGACGATGCACACCAGCATAAAGATGTTGGCTTTAAGACAGCCAGTGGCAAAGGAGTGGCCATTTCGTCTGCAGCACTCCATGAAGCAAAACCTCTGCTGAGCGAATGTAATGAGTCACAGGATGAAGCAAATGATGCATCTCATGGTCATCCATCCACAAATTTTGGATTTTTGGCAGCCAGTGGAAAGCCTGTGACCTTCTCCACTGAGGCACTCCAGGAAGCAAAAGCTCTTTTTGATGACATCAGTCCCAGAGAGGATGGCCCGCTGGCAAAGACATCTAATGTTAAAGATGTGAAAAGAACCTTTCAAACCCCGACTGTGGTAGGAATCGCAGAAGGTATGAAAACTATTTCAAAAGAAGAAAAGCCGGAAGCTGCAGAAGCATTGAAGCACAAAGAGGGCAGCCTCAGAGGTCAGCAAATGCTGGACCGTGAAATAAGTGAGGCGTGCGACAGAGACACAACTGAGCCACAGAGTTTCGAAGGGCCTGCTATAGTCAACTTTCAGTCACTAGACCTGAGTGACTGCACTGAAACCCAGCAGATATTTCTGGCTCAAGAAGCAATGGACTGCACCAAAGCTTTGCTGGAGGATGAGACTCTTGCTGGGCCCTCCATGACGTTAGAAAATATGCAGCCGAAAAACTCCTACTCCTGCAAAGCTGTTGGGAAAAGATCAGCAGAAGATGCTGAATTGATCG ACCAGCCTCCTCTGAAAAGAAGCCTGCTGGGCGAATTTGATAGGACTGTCGACAGTCGTAGAGCCTCAAGACTCTGTCCACAAACAAGTTCTCCAAATG GTTTGTTAAAGGACAGGCCGGCCTTTAAGTACAACGTCTCTCTTCATCCCAAAATCACAAGGCCACACAG AGACGGGATGAGCTACGTGGATCTCAAATCaccaacaacaacacagcacagctcaacagcgggaggcagcagaTTAACTTTTCCCAAGATTCCTTCATTTGTACCTCCATTTTTCAAGAGAAAGGATGCGCAACAGAGCAACGTGTACGAGAGCAACAACGCTAACACACGTCCTGCATTTGTTCCTCCCTTCAAGAAACAAAGAACTATTGTCCCACAGAACTCCACGAAACCTTATGAAGAAGAAGAGAAGGAGGGGGAAAAACATATTTGTGCACACTTAAATAGCAACACAAGCAACAAGGCAGAGCCCCCTAGTAGGAATCCTATCTCTAATCAAACCCATTCCGCCTGTCATGGAGCAGAGGAGAATACATACTGGAGTCAAG agGTGATGCAGGGTGAGAACATTGAGCTGGCACGAGACATGCAACACATGAGGATCAGGAAGAAGAAGCGCCAGTCCGTCCGAGCTTTGCCTGGCAGCTTGTTTCGAATTAAAACGTCCGGCGTGACAAGGATGTGTTTAAAAGAAGCAGTGGGTGGGAGGTACCCAGCCAAGTACACTGAGAAACAA CTGTATGAATATGGAGTGCATCGGCATGTGTCCCAGATCACCAGCGGGACTGCGGAGGCTTTCTGCTTCAAACTTCAACAGTTCTACAATAAGGATGCGTTTGCAGACGAAGGCGCCGTTCAACTAGCTGACGGCGGACACCTCATTCCCAGCAGAGACGGGAGTGCAGGCAAAGAACAGTTTTATAG AGCGCTCTGCGACACGCCTGGTGTAGATCCCAAACTGCTGAGTGAGGAGTGGGTGTACAATCACTACAGGTGGGTTGTGTGGAAGCTGGCGTCTATGGAGCAGTCCTTCCCGCAAACAATGGGAAGTCTCTGCCTCACCCCGGAAATGGTTCTACTGCAGCTCAAGTACAG GTATGACGTGGAGGTGGACCACAGCCGCAGGCCGGCTTTGAGGAAAATCATGGAAAAGGATGACATCGCAGCCAAGACTATAGTTCTCTGTGTTTGCGGGGTCGTCTCGCAGCAAGACCGCGGCGAGCCCAACACCCCACAAGAGGGCGGCGCCCATGTCCAGGTAGAGAATCAGTGTGCGGTGGTGTGGCTCACAGATGGCTGGTACGCCATCAAAGCCCAGCTGGACCACCCGCTGAGTGCCATGCTTGTCAACGGTCGACTGGCCGTGGGCGGGAAGATTATCGTCCACGGTGCTCAGCTGGTAGGGTCTCAGGAGGCTTGCTCTCCACTAGAGGCACCCGAATCGCTCATGTTAAAG attTTTGCTAACAGCAGCCGGCCAGCTCGATGGGACACTAAACTGGGATTTTACAGAGATCCTCGTCCGTTTCTGCTACCTCTCTCTTCTCTGTACGCCAATGGAGGACCTGTTGGATGCGTGGACATAGTTGTGCTCAGAAGCTACCCCATACAG TGGATGGAGAGAAAGCAAGACGGAGGCGTCGTGTTCCGCTCAGCCCGTGCAGAAGAGAGGGAGGCGGCTCGATACAACAATCATAAACAAAAGGCCATGGAGATGCTTTTTGCTAAAATTCAGGCACAATTTGAAAATGAAGAAAAGG ATAACAAACCTGAACAACGGAAACGGGCTATCAGTCATCAGGATGTTGCAGGTCTGCAGGACGGGCAGGAGCTTTATGAAACAGTGGGAGAGGACTTGGTTGGCCTTGAG GCTCATCTGAGTGAGCAGCAGCTGGAGACCCTGCAGGCTTATAGGCGCACACTGATGGAGAAGAGGCAGGCCGACATGCGGGATCGCTATCATCGCGCGCTGCAGAAGGCAGAAGACGGTGAAGCCAGTTGTCTTCAACGCGACGTCACCCCTGTTTGGAGACTCTGCGTCGTTGATTCCTTGAATCCAACTGGCAACA tttaccaGTTGAACTTGTGGCGGCCATCCTCTGACCTGCAGGCGTTTCTGAAAGAAGGCTGTCGATACAAAGTCTACAACCTTGCCACTTCGGATGGGAAGAAGCGCACTGGTGTTGCAACGGTTCAACTCACTGGAAccacaaaaacacaatttcagGACCTGCGG ACTTCCCCAGAATGGTTGTCAACATGTTTTCAATCCAGAGTGTCTGCCAactttgtggaccttcaagactCAGAATTCCAGTCCCTGTGTGGAGAAGTTGATCTCTCTGGATGTATCATCAGTGTCATTGACATACAAG GCACTTCTCCTGCATTTTATCTGGCCGATGAGAAACTGAACTTTGTAAAAGTTCGCTGTTTCAGCAGCCTTCTTCAGGCAGGCTTGGCGGATTTGGTGAAACCTTGCGCGCTGCTGGCACTGACTAATCTTCAGCTGAGAGGCCAGTCCATTCATCCCACACCGGTTGTGTACGCTGGAGATCTCTCCGTTTTTTCTGCAAACCCCAAAGAAGCATATCTTCAGGAGTCCCTCAGCCTGTTTAGAAACCTCCTCCGG GACCAAGACAATTTCTTTCTCTCTGCTGAGGAGAAGCTCTCACATCTACTGAAGTCTGATGGCCACAGCTCTGTCTGCTCTACAGCACTGCCTCCTAAAACGCCTACGTTTGCTTCTGACAAGCAACACATGAAG CCAAAATCTAAGCAGCCACTACAAAGCCTCAGCTGCTTCACTCCTGTGAGTAGGAATCTTCCTCCAGCTGACAGTTCCACAGAGAAAGACCCTCGAAGCCTGAAAAAGAGGAAAGCTTTGGACTTCCTTTCCCGTGTGCCGTCTCCTCCTCCATTGTTCCATCTGGGCCCAGCAGCCTCACCCGCTTTAAAGAAGACATTCAATCCTCCTCGAAGATCCGGGACGCCCAGCACTTTAAAAACCGAACAAACGCCTGTCCCTAAACCTGTCTTGGCCCCGGCAGACGAGGAATGGGTGAAAGATGAAGAGCTTGCCATGATCGATACGCAGGCGTTACGTGTCTGTGATTCACTTTAA